A window of Silene latifolia isolate original U9 population unplaced genomic scaffold, ASM4854445v1 scaffold_246, whole genome shotgun sequence contains these coding sequences:
- the LOC141638997 gene encoding uncharacterized protein LOC141638997, producing MDADSTDINMQTDSSTVTQPHSTPIVQEQPNPQPNNQLVLSHTPNGGERWMRVVEHKFRPTIGAVFASLEAGIKFYEDYARTVKELFNGYENIGATLIDIKNFQRDIKCYIGLRDVDLFIDRLEKLKATQPQFYFAYDVDPQNRLTKFFWADATYTIRFLSTIVTLPWSHIKNNTTIESTISFLKRYENHFGTLVEFWMRFQTAMDQQRYTRRCDDYNNDHSFPELKTELPIEKHGAIIYTHAVFKVFQEEVMAADSYGVDDFEKEEHVRIIHVIDAETDRIFKVRLDLRSTDAVCESKLFERIGLLCRHIVWVYKGKGIGRIPSKYIVDCWLNNTHAANRLDSNGNVIEDSYMATSDNSHLCNVWSEFRQIVGVLKTLPAEHTEELASLLVEFGEVMY from the exons ATGGATGCAGATTCTACCGACATTAACATGCAAACAG ACTCAAGTACTGTTACTCAACCCCATTCTACGCCAATTGTCCAAGAGCAACCCAATCCTCAACCAAATAACCAGCTTGTTCTGTCTCACACGCCTAATGGAGGTGAGCGCTGGATGCGTGTGGTTGAGCACAAGTTTAGACCTACCATTGGTGCAGTTTTCGCCTCCCTTGAGGCTGGAATCAAATTCTACGAGGATTATGCTCGG ACAGTTAAGGAACTTTTCAATGGGTATGAAAATATCGGTGCTACATTGATAGATATTAAGAACTTTCAAAGAGATATCAAGTGCTACATTGGGTTAAGAGATGTTGACCTTTTCATCGATCGACTCGAGAAACTCAAAGCGACCCAACCCCAGTTCTACTTCGCCTATGATGTTGATCCGCAAAACCGTCTAACAAAGTTCTTTTGGGCTGATGCTACAT ACACCATTAGATTCCTGTCTACCATCGTGACCTTGCCTTGGTCGCATATTAAGAACAACACAACGATCGAAAGTACAATTTCGTTTTTGAAGCGCTATGAGAATCACTTTGGTACACTGGTCGAATTTTGGATGAG GTTCCAAACTGCTATGGACCAGCAGCGCTATACACGaaggtgcgatgattataacaacGACCACTCATTCCCTGAGCTTAAGACAGAATTACCTATAGAAAAGCATGGCGCTATTATATACACACATGCTGTGTTCAAGGTGTTTCAAGAAGAAGTAATGGCTGCCGATTCATATGGTGTTGATGACTTTGAGAAGGAGGAGCATGTGCGCATAATTCATGTAATCGATGCTGAGACAGACAGAATTTTCAAGGTGAGGTTGGACCTTAGAAGCACAGATGCAGTATGCGAGAGTAAACTGTTCGAAAGAATTGGATTACTCTGCAGGCATATTGTGTGGGTGTACAAGGGCAAAGGAATTGGGCGAATACCAAGCAAGTACATTGTAGATTGTTGGCTAAATAACACACACGCAGCCAACAG ACTTGATTCGAATGGGAATGTCATTGAGGATTCATATATGGCTACGTCTGATAACAGTCATTTGTGCAACGTATGGTCAGAGTTCCGTCAGATAGTTGGTGTTCTCAAAACTTTACCTGCTGAACACACGGAAGAGTTAGCATCCCTCCTAGTTGAGTTCGGCGAAGTTATGTATTGA
- the LOC141638996 gene encoding protein FAR-RED ELONGATED HYPOCOTYL 3-like: MWHILKKLPEKVGPVICKDTEFLKKINRCAWSEDVEPPEFEERWTTVVESHGLSDNEWLKEKYNIRNMWVPPYFRVLFLGGLMRTTSRSESENHFFSNFTNPNLTLVEFWMRFESAMDAQRWTHSNFLHNKKLLPRLSTPLALEKHASEIYTPTMFGEFQKEVEAACYSCGVGDKEKDKTYPILYTDIIDQVRNKTYKVGFKKDDVSMSVEQTSNPPDQSSALMARVLHFDELLGILREFKERVKITPDESGNTGIAKVKDKNAEIGMLLGTNIPSEIKVLPPRQCKNKGSGKRLISQRERAGEVTKKALRKCRACGEMANHDSRNCDRRTTDNE, translated from the exons atgtggcacatactaAAAAAGTTGCCTGAGAAAGTAGGGCCTGTAATATGTAAAGATACTGAGTTCCTGAAGAAGATAAACCGATGTGCTTGGAGCGAAGATGTGGAGCCGCCTGAATTTGAGGAAAGGTGGACAACAGTAGTTGAATCTCATGGGTTGTCGGATAACGAGTGGCTTAAGGAGAAGTACAACATTAGAAATATGTGGGTTCCACCTTACTTTCGTGTTTTGTTTTTAGGAGGCTTGATGAGAACGACCTCCAGGTCAGAGTCAGAAAACCACTTTTTCAGCAACTTCACTAATCCTAATTTAACCTTAGTTgagttttggatgagatttgagagtgcaaTGGATGCTCAAAGATGGACTCATTCAAACTTTTTGCACAATAAAAAACTCCTTCCCCGATTGTCGACTCCATTAGccctagaaaagcatgcatcAGAAATCTACACTCCAACAATGTTCGGCGAGTTTCAAAAGGAAGTCGAAGCAGCTTGCTATTCATGTGGTGTTGgggataaagaaaaagataaaactTATCCAATTCTATACACAGATATCATAGATCAAGTTCGAAATAAAACGTATAAGGTTGGTTTTAAGAAGGATGATGTTTCGATG TCGGTGGAGCAAACTAGCAACCCGCCAGACCAATCGTCGGCCCTAATGGCCAG AGTCCTGCATTTTGATGAGTTGCTTGGGATTTTGCGTGAGTTCAAAGAAAGGGTAAAAATTACCCCTGATGAAAGTGGAAATACTGGTATTGCAAAGGTAAAGGACAAGAATGCTGAAATTGGGATGCTTTTAGGAACAAACATTCCTAGTGAGATTAAGGTTTTGCCTCCAAGGCAGTGCAAAAACAAAGGCTCGGGAAAAAGGCTGATCTCACAAAGAGAACGAGCTGGGGAAGTGACCAAGAAAGCGCTAAGAAAATGCAGGGCCTGTGGGGAGATGGCGAACCACGACAGTAGGAATTGTGACCGAAGGACAACCGACAATGAGTAG